From a region of the Helianthus annuus cultivar XRQ/B chromosome 5, HanXRQr2.0-SUNRISE, whole genome shotgun sequence genome:
- the LOC118492138 gene encoding caffeoylshikimate esterase-like, whose amino-acid sequence MAMAGMQCLHERSWKSSGIQGYIPSFDDLVTDCSDYFTSICEKKENKRKMRILLGESMGGAMVLLLHRKKPEYWDGGVLVAPMCKIADDMKPPQLVIKVLTKLTKIIPTWKIVPGQDIVDVAFRDPAIREEVRNNPLCYKGRLRLQTANQLLNVSLDLEKRLQEVTFPFFVGHGEADKVTDPTVSKLLYETASSFAKMFKLYPEMWHSLTYGEFTENIDIVFQDIISWIDDRISSGNSRLEREQKNANDELHTNTSSTKKLVD is encoded by the exons ATGGCTATGGCAGGAATGCAGTGTCTCCATGAAAG GTCATGGAAGTCTTCTGGAATTCAGGGTTATATCCCCTCTTTTGATGATCTTGTTACAGATTGCTCCGATTATTTCACAAGCATTTGtg aaaagaaagaaaataaaagaaaaatgagGATATTGCTTGGAGAATCTATGGGAGGAGCAATGGTTCTCTTGTTACATAGGAAGAAACCAGAGTACTGGGATGGTGGAGTCTTGGTTGCACCTATGTGCAAG ATTGCTGATGATATGAAGCCACCTCAACTGGTGATTAAAGTGCTAacgaaactcacaaaaataatccCAACATGGAAAATTGTCCCGGGTCAAGATATTGTCGATGTTGCTTTTAGAGATCCTGCGATTAGGGAGGAG GTTCGTAATAACCCTCTATGTTATAAAGGTCGACTTCGTTTACAAACCGCCAACCAACTACTAAATGTTAGCTTAGACCTTGAAAAGAGGCTCCAAGAG GTCACATTTCCATTCTTCGTTGGACATGGAGAAGCAGACAAGGTGACTGATCCAACAGTGAGCAAACTTCTATATGAAACTGCTTCAAGTTTCGCCAAAATGTTTAAATTGTATCCGGAAATGTGGCATTCTCTCACGTACGGGGAGTTCACTGAGAACATAGATATTGTGTTCCAAGACATAATAAGTTGGATTGATGACAGAATTTCTAGTGGAAACTCGAGATTGGAGAGGGAACAAAAGAACGCAAATGATGAGTTACACACAAATACCTCGAGCACAAAGAAGTTGGTTGATTGA